The Candidatus Syntrophosphaera sp. genome contains a region encoding:
- a CDS encoding FumA C-terminus/TtdB family hydratase beta subunit: MKTYKLSLPLDPQVIHNLKRGDKILLSGVLYTARDQVHARLAELIHRGEDIPIPLSEGALFYCGPSPTPPGKISGAIGPTTSSRMDRFTPLLLEQGLQVMLGKGERSPEVESAIRKHGALYLVCVGGISALLTKSAVSRETFLWPELGAEAVYRIVVQDFPCYVALS, translated from the coding sequence ATGAAAACCTACAAGCTGAGTTTACCCCTTGATCCACAAGTTATCCACAATCTAAAGCGGGGTGACAAGATCCTGCTCAGCGGTGTTCTGTATACAGCCCGCGACCAGGTGCATGCCCGGCTGGCTGAACTTATCCACAGGGGCGAAGACATCCCAATTCCACTTTCCGAGGGTGCGCTTTTTTACTGCGGCCCTTCGCCCACTCCGCCCGGAAAGATCAGCGGCGCCATTGGGCCCACCACCTCGTCCCGGATGGACAGATTCACCCCCCTGCTGTTGGAGCAGGGCTTGCAAGTCATGCTCGGCAAAGGCGAACGTTCTCCGGAGGTCGAGTCTGCGATAAGAAAGCACGGGGCCTTGTATCTGGTCTGCGTGGGAGGCATCTCGGCCCTGCTCACCAAGAGCGCAGTTTCACGTGAAACCTTCCTTTGGCCGGAGCTGGGCGCCGAGGCAGTCTATCGCATTGTGGTGCAAGACTTTCCCTGCTACGTA
- a CDS encoding fumarate hydratase: MEPRRVMAQQIREAMISAIGEIYCRPHSETLELLKIARDQEQDEIARDMLDSILANAEIGAREGIPVCQDTGLVIVFAEIGTSVLIEGVTLRDIIEAAAAEAWQKYFLRDSIASDPLRRVQKPEPANTGSEGCNTGPETLYGPDTAKSIPVILHLDQVPGEKLTLHVALKGGGAENCSALKMFNPTTPLEDIEDFIVATVVQAGGKACPPVIVGVGIGGDFELCARLAKQALIVPHSAEGKKICLLNLEQRLLDRINAEGKGVQGFAGSTTALEVRILTAPCHIASLPVAVNLDCHAHRCTTRII; the protein is encoded by the coding sequence ATGGAGCCCAGACGCGTCATGGCCCAACAGATCAGAGAGGCCATGATCTCTGCCATCGGGGAAATTTACTGCCGCCCCCACTCCGAAACACTCGAGCTTCTGAAAATTGCCCGCGATCAGGAACAGGATGAGATCGCCCGGGATATGCTGGATTCCATTCTGGCCAACGCGGAGATCGGAGCCAGGGAAGGCATCCCTGTTTGCCAGGATACCGGCTTGGTGATCGTGTTTGCTGAGATAGGCACTTCAGTTCTGATCGAGGGCGTCACCCTGCGTGATATAATTGAAGCCGCAGCTGCCGAGGCCTGGCAGAAATATTTCCTGCGCGATTCCATCGCGTCAGACCCGCTCCGCCGGGTGCAAAAACCTGAGCCGGCAAACACCGGATCTGAAGGATGCAATACTGGCCCGGAGACCTTGTACGGGCCAGACACAGCCAAATCAATTCCGGTAATTCTGCATCTCGATCAGGTTCCCGGGGAAAAGCTCACCCTGCATGTCGCGCTTAAAGGCGGCGGCGCGGAAAACTGCAGCGCGCTTAAAATGTTCAACCCCACCACCCCTCTTGAGGATATCGAGGACTTCATTGTCGCGACGGTTGTGCAAGCTGGAGGCAAAGCCTGTCCGCCGGTTATCGTGGGAGTTGGTATCGGTGGAGATTTTGAGCTTTGCGCCCGGCTGGCCAAGCAAGCCCTGATCGTTCCTCACTCCGCCGAGGGCAAGAAGATCTGTCTTTTGAACCTGGAGCAGCGCCTCTTGGATAGGATCAACGCAGAGGGAAAGGGGGTGCAGGGTTTTGCAGGCTCCACCACCGCGCTCGAGGTCAGGATCCTGACAGCGCCCTGCCATATCGCATCCCTGCCCGTGGCCGTGAATCTGGACTGCCATGCGCACCGCTGCACCACGAGGATCATCTGA